One region of Epilithonimonas zeae genomic DNA includes:
- a CDS encoding Crp/Fnr family transcriptional regulator, with translation MLINEDLLMSSGAKIVDYTKNQFVFQENTEALSYFQLLTGSVKIVSQKKPGHEFIHNISNQGDCLGELFLFLKHQYSVSAIAIEDCRILILQKSDFDIMLKDNPAILRVLYESIAESLHYTYMMKGFALESPAEKTINLLRYLKISNESTDPDEVLLTRQQIASLTGLRVETVIRTIKQLESEGLLMIRKGKIFY, from the coding sequence ATGCTGATAAACGAAGACCTTTTGATGAGTTCTGGTGCTAAAATTGTAGATTATACCAAGAATCAGTTTGTGTTTCAGGAAAATACAGAAGCACTCTCCTATTTTCAGCTTCTAACCGGAAGTGTAAAAATTGTTAGTCAGAAAAAGCCGGGCCATGAGTTTATTCACAATATATCTAATCAGGGAGATTGCTTGGGAGAATTGTTCCTATTCTTAAAACATCAATATTCGGTAAGTGCTATTGCAATAGAGGATTGTCGGATTTTAATCTTGCAAAAATCGGATTTTGATATAATGCTGAAGGATAATCCAGCTATTCTACGAGTTCTCTATGAAAGTATTGCCGAAAGCTTGCATTATACCTATATGATGAAGGGATTTGCTTTAGAAAGTCCTGCTGAGAAAACTATAAATTTACTTCGGTATTTAAAAATATCAAATGAATCAACCGATCCGGATGAAGTATTGCTTACAAGACAGCAAATTGCATCACTTACAGGCTTAAGAGTGGAAACCGTTATAAGAACAATCAAACAATTGGAAAGTGAAGGTCTTCTTATGATTAGAAAGGGTAAAATTTTTTATTAA
- a CDS encoding beta-1,6-N-acetylglucosaminyltransferase, with translation MQTLASQIQPLTRKSDSPTYSQIRIAYFIMIHHKPDVFKAMFEKIYTRDQFYLIHIDRKAKEEFTEEIQQYLIHFPNVYILESMNIVAGGFSIIQAELNAMEYLLNVTAEWDYFINLSGEDYPLKSQNIIRQFLTANNGRNYLFYYDQKFYRPDTLKRIQNHFTELSHKISSLIYRRTFMEGVTPYIGGKWFIFTRETCSFLTNNKRVMDFEDYYLHTLLPAESFFQTVLMNTVFKDIVVNDDKRASIEKIIFNKNSYHTSFIESLKKRNQLFIRKIDNDTNQTILKYIDETYLLPLPYVDEINREIKRNEHDDKWS, from the coding sequence ATGCAAACTTTAGCATCCCAAATCCAGCCCCTTACAAGAAAGTCAGACAGTCCAACGTATTCTCAGATCCGAATTGCTTATTTTATCATGATCCATCATAAACCCGATGTTTTTAAGGCAATGTTTGAGAAAATCTACACCCGTGATCAGTTTTATCTGATTCATATAGACAGAAAAGCCAAAGAAGAGTTTACGGAGGAAATTCAACAATATCTCATCCATTTTCCCAATGTCTATATTCTTGAGAGTATGAATATTGTGGCAGGAGGCTTCAGTATTATTCAGGCAGAGCTCAATGCTATGGAATATTTACTCAATGTAACCGCGGAATGGGATTATTTCATCAACTTAAGTGGCGAAGATTATCCGTTAAAGTCGCAGAATATTATTCGTCAGTTTCTTACCGCTAATAACGGCAGGAATTATTTGTTCTATTACGACCAAAAATTTTACAGACCTGATACGCTTAAGAGAATACAGAATCATTTTACCGAATTAAGCCATAAAATATCTTCATTAATTTATAGAAGAACATTTATGGAAGGGGTAACACCGTACATCGGAGGCAAATGGTTTATTTTCACAAGAGAAACCTGTTCTTTTTTGACCAACAATAAACGGGTGATGGACTTTGAAGATTATTACCTGCATACACTTTTACCGGCAGAATCATTTTTTCAGACGGTTCTTATGAATACTGTTTTTAAAGATATTGTGGTAAATGATGATAAAAGGGCATCTATTGAAAAAATAATCTTTAATAAAAATTCTTACCATACTTCTTTTATTGAATCATTAAAAAAAAGGAATCAGCTTTTTATCAGAAAGATTGATAATGACACCAATCAAACTATTTTAAAATATATTGATGAAACATATCTGCTTCCATTACCATACGTGGACGAGATAAATAGAGAGATTAAAAGAAATGAGCACGATGATAAATGGTCTTAA
- the cas1 gene encoding type II CRISPR-associated endonuclease Cas1: MITRSIYIGNPAYLKLKDEQMKILCPETKTEKGSVPVEDLGLLMLDHFQITISHNLIQKMMGNNVVVVSCDSHHLPHGIMLPLYGHTEHSDRVKDQLEASEPLKKQLWKQTVECKIENQKNVLIRLGNYYEPMIEYQKNVKSGDITNMEGIAAQHYWKYLISLDFLRQRFGDSPNQFFNFGYAVLRSIVARAIVETGLLPVLGIFHKNKYNPYCLADDLMEPYRPFVDLLVMQWLKINPETEELTKEFKAHILQIATKDVMIDNKTRPLLVAVKTTASSLYKCYTGEKRLISYPELI; this comes from the coding sequence ATGATTACCCGCTCCATCTACATCGGCAATCCCGCTTACCTCAAATTAAAAGACGAGCAGATGAAAATCCTATGTCCGGAAACCAAGACGGAAAAGGGGAGTGTTCCTGTGGAAGATTTGGGACTTTTAATGTTGGATCATTTTCAGATTACGATTTCTCATAATCTAATCCAAAAAATGATGGGGAATAATGTGGTGGTGGTAAGTTGTGATTCTCATCATCTTCCACACGGAATTATGTTGCCGCTGTATGGGCATACTGAACATTCAGATCGGGTAAAAGATCAGTTGGAAGCCAGCGAACCACTGAAAAAGCAGCTTTGGAAACAGACTGTCGAATGTAAGATTGAAAATCAGAAAAATGTTTTAATAAGATTGGGAAATTATTACGAGCCTATGATTGAATATCAGAAAAATGTAAAGTCCGGCGATATCACCAATATGGAAGGTATTGCAGCGCAGCATTACTGGAAATATTTAATCAGCCTTGATTTTCTTCGACAACGTTTTGGGGATTCACCCAATCAGTTTTTCAATTTCGGTTACGCTGTCCTGAGAAGTATTGTTGCGAGGGCTATTGTAGAAACCGGCTTACTTCCTGTTTTGGGAATTTTCCATAAGAATAAATACAATCCGTATTGTCTTGCAGATGATTTAATGGAACCTTACCGACCGTTTGTTGACCTTTTGGTGATGCAATGGCTAAAAATAAATCCTGAAACAGAAGAATTGACGAAAGAATTTAAAGCACATATTCTGCAGATTGCGACCAAAGATGTGATGATTGACAATAAAACAAGACCTTTGTTGGTGGCTGTGAAAACGACGGCTTCATCGCTTTATAAATGTTATACCGGCGAAAAAAGACTGATTTCTTATCCTGAACTGATATGA
- the cas2 gene encoding CRISPR-associated endonuclease Cas2 → MNAERFNAYRIMWVLVLYDLPTETKANMKDANRFRKALIDDGFTLFQFSMYVRHCPSRENAEVHIKRVKFMLPKAGKVAIMCITDKQFGDIEIFFARNKEEPPPTFQQLELF, encoded by the coding sequence ATGAATGCCGAAAGGTTTAATGCATACCGAATTATGTGGGTTTTAGTATTATACGACTTGCCGACTGAGACCAAAGCTAATATGAAAGATGCTAATCGATTTCGTAAGGCTTTGATTGATGATGGTTTTACATTATTTCAGTTTTCGATGTATGTACGCCATTGTCCGAGCCGGGAAAATGCGGAAGTTCATATCAAAAGAGTAAAATTTATGCTCCCAAAAGCAGGGAAAGTTGCCATTATGTGCATTACAGATAAACAGTTTGGTGATATTGAAATCTTCTTCGCCAGAAATAAAGAAGAACCGCCACCAACCTTCCAGCAACTCGAATTATTCTGA